One region of Eupeodes corollae chromosome 1, idEupCoro1.1, whole genome shotgun sequence genomic DNA includes:
- the LOC129940514 gene encoding ethanolamine-phosphate cytidylyltransferase — protein MSERGAASQIENDDGRKNEIRVWCDGCYDMVHFGHANSLRQAKALGDKLIVGVHTDEEITQHKGPPVFTQEERYKMVRGIKWVDEVIEGAPYVTTLETLDEYDCAFCVHGDDITMTADGIDTYHLVKAANRYQEVKRTAGVSTTDLVGRMLLLTKNHFHQGTKEYSIEKEGSSNMGQDSTAKSPWTGCSQFLPTTQKIIQFSDGKSPKPNDRIVYVAGAFDLFHVGHLDFLEKAKQHGDYIIVGLHTDPVVNEYKGSNYPIMNLHERVLSVLACKYVNEVVIGAPYCVTEDLIDHFSVDVVCHGQTPIAFENGIMDPYAIPKTKGIFVLIDSENTMTTERIVERIISHRLDFERRNERKEKKEIEAYEAHQKSKLTQKAG, from the coding sequence ATGAGTGAGCGTGGAGCTGCTAGCCAAATAGAAAACGATGACGGCAGAAAAAACGAAATTCGTGTATGGTGTGATGGCTGCTATGATATGGTGCACTTTGGACATGCGAATTCTCTGCGACAAGCCAAAGCCCTTGGTGACAAACTGATTGTCGGCGTCCATACCGACGAGGAAATCACCCAACACAAGGGTCCTCCAGTCTTTACACAGGAGGAGCGCTACAAAATGGTCCGGGGAATTAAGTGGGTCGATGAGGTTATCGAAGGCGCGCCATATGTGACCACCTTGGAAACACTCGACGAGTACGATTGTGCTTTCTGTGTGCATGGTGATGACATTACTATGACAGCTGATGGCATTGACACTTATCATCTGGTGAAGGCAGCAAACCGATACCAAGAAGTCAAGCGTACTGCTGGCGTCTCGACGACGGATCTGGTTGGACGAATGCTTTTACTAACCAAGAATCATTTCCATCAAGGCACCAAGGAGTACTCGATTGAGAAGGAGGGCTCATCGAACATGGGCCAAGACTCGACAGCGAAGAGTCCATGGACCGGGTGTAGCCAGTTCCTGCCAACAACACAGAAAATCATCCAATTCAGTGATGGCAAATCGCCGAAGCCCAACGACAGAATTGTCTATGTTGCTGGTGCATTTGACCTGTTCCATGTGGGTCACTTGGACTTCCTGGAGAAAGCGAAGCAACACGGTGATTATATCATTGTTGGACTTCACACCGACCCAGTTGTGAACGAGTACAAAGGTAGCAACTATCCCATTATGAATCTGCATGAGCGCGTGCTTAGTGTGTTGGCATGCAAGTACGTCAATGAGGTGGTTATCGGAGCACCGTATTGTGTGACAGAGGATTTAATCGATCACTTCAGTGTCGATGTGGTGTGCCATGGTCAGACGCCAATCGCATTCGAGAATGGCATTATGGATCCGTACGCCATTCCAAAGACCAAGGGCATCTTTGTGCTTATCGATTCTGAAAACACCATGACGACAGAACGAATCGTAGAACGTATAATCTCCCATAGACTCGATTTTGAACGCCGCAACGAAAGGAAGGAAAAGAAGGAGATCGAAGCTTATGAGGCGCATCAGAAGTCAAAACTCACTCAAAAGGCCGGCTGA